The Spirochaetota bacterium DNA segment TTTATAACCGGCCTTTACCAGGACGAGGAGCTGATTGAAAAGATCGGCGGCGAGCGCACCTGCGGCTATATCAGGAAGCCCTTCAATATCGCCGACATCCGCTCTATCGTCTCCTGCGTGGTTCGAGCCGGGATTACGTGAATTAATCTTGATTAAATAATCGCTGATCATTCAATGTCCAAAAATCCCAAGAGGTACCACATGACCAAGGCAAACATAGGCATTATCGGGGGTTCCGGCCTCTACCAGATCGACGGGATAAAGGTAATCGAAGAAACCACCGTCAGAACCCCGTGGGGCTATCCGTCCGATTCGATGGTCATCGCCGAGATCGGCGGGGTGCGGACCGCGTTTCTTCCGCGGCACGGGCGCGGGCACGTCCACCTGCCCCACGAAATCAATTACCGGGCGAATATCGCCGCGCTCAAGATGATCGGCGTCGAGAAGATCATCGCTTTCTCCGCCGTCGGGAGTCTCAAGGAAGAAATCCGCCCGCTCGATTTCGTCCTGCCCTCGCAGGTAATCGACCGCACAAAGGGCCGCGCATCGACTTTTTTCGGCGAGGGTATCGCCGCGCATGTCGCATTCGCCGATCCGTTCTGCGTCTCGCTCGACGGCATCATTGCGCCGGTCGCCACGGAGATGGGACTGAAACTCCATACCGGCGAAACGCTCGTGTGCATGGAGGGCCCGGCGTTCTCTTCGCGCGCGGAGAGCAACCTGTACCGCTCGTGGGGCGCGGGCGTCATCAACATGAGCACGCTTCCCGAGGCCAAGCTCGCGCGCGAGGCCGAGCTGTGCTACGCGGTGATCTGCATGAGCACCGACTACGACTGCTGGAAGATGGACGAGGAGCACGTCAGCGTCGAGATGGTGGTGGCCAACCTTAATAAAAACGCGGCCAACGCGCGCAATCTCATCAAGGCGATCGTGCCGCGCGCGGCCGGTATCGGCCACTGCGCCTGCAACGAGGCCGCGAAGTACGCCGTCATCACGGCGAAGGAGCGTTGGGACAAAAAACAGGCCAGGCGACTGAACTCCATTCTGCCCGAGTATTTCTGATGCCGCATCCTTACGGCCCGTTACCGGGAAAGGCCTACACCATAATTAAAAATAATCCCGTGCCGCCTCAGGCGGCACGGGATCGGGCGGTAGCACGCGTGGTTTAAATTATATGCCGACCCGCATGCCGAGATAATATGTTCTCGGTTTGACCGGGCCATAGATATACCCGGCATCCCTGGTGTCACCTTCATCGAGATCATCCTGATAGGAATCGCTTATATTGTCGACCCCGGCGAAGAGATCAGCGTGCCGGTACTCGTCGATTTTCCAGCGATACCGGAGCTGCGCATTAAGCACCAGGAACGTATCGGTCTTTTCCAGCCTGTTAAGCGGCGTTCCGACATCATGCTCCAGCTTCTGACTGCCGATGTACTGTGTGGAAAATGTAGCGGTCAGATCGCCTAAAAAAGCCTGCAGCATCGTGAATGCCGTCATCTCGGGAACGCGCAGCATGTCTTTCGTTGTGTCGTTATCGAACACCTGCTCTTCGGGTACGACCGCCTTCGCTATCCAGGTGCCCCCGAAACTGAAGCGTAGCAGATTTTTATACGAAAGCGATGCCTCGAGATTGCCGCCTATCACCTTCGAAGTGCCGTCCACATTATCACGCAGGAAATAATCGATATTGTCCACCACCAAGCTCGGCGCCGTGTAATCGACCTCCATCTTGTCCTTTATTGTGGTGTAGAAACCGCCGACCCCAAGGTCCACAAGGAAACCCCCGAAATGCGCGTCGGCGCTCAAATCGCAGCTGTACGACATGGATTTTTCCGCTTCAATATCCTCGCTGTTGATGATCACCTGCTGGTGGCCCGACCCGCTGGCCAGGGCTACTTCAATATGGAAGTCTTCGTCGAAGACCTGCGGCGCCTTGTAGCCGGCAGACACTCCTCCCCTAAGACGAAGGTGGTCCGAGAAGCGGAGGATCGCGCTCAGGCGCGGAGCGGCGACGATCTCGTTCATCTCGCTGTGTTTGTCGGCCCGGACGCCGGCAAGCAGGTTGACAACCTTTAAGCCCCAGTCGTACTGGGCATACGCTCCGTGGTTCTGATAATGCTCCTCGACCTCCCGGCCCATCCCCGGATTCTCGTCGTCGATTTTATCGCTCGTGTACTCGTAGCCCAGTGAAATGGTGTGGTTTTTCCTCGGCGTGATGTTCGCGTTCGCCCCTGTGGCGAAATAGGGGTTCTCGGTGTTGCCGTACAGGGTTACGTTATCCGGGAGGTTCAACGGATCTGCCGGATCGCCGGCCGGACCGTAATAGGTATGCCGCTTGCTTCGGGCGAAGGCGCCGAAGATCGCGTAGCTGAATAAATCGGACACCTCGTGCTCCAGTCGGAAATCGCCGGAATCCCTGTTGGTCTTGGCCTGCTCGCGTATATTCGAATCGAACGGCTCCTTGTCGAGATTGTTTCCGCCCTTGCGGTCCTCGTAAAGCGAATAAAAGTTATACGACAATTCCATCCCCTTCATGATATTGAGGTACCCGCTTGCGCCGAAGGTCTTGCTTTCGGTGCGCGCAAGGTCCGAATAGCCGTCGCCGTTGGCATCCCAGTCGTCCCGCTCCATCTTGGAGCCGAACACGGCGAGGCCCGCCTTTGCGTTACGCGACACCGCCGAGGCAAAGCCCGAAACCGTGTGCGCGAAGGCCTCGTCGCCTTTGACGAACTCCTGTTTGTAGGTAAGGCTCGCCTGGTTAGAGACCGGCTTGCGCGTGATTACATTGACAACTCCGCCGATCGCCCCGCTGCCGTACAGGGCTGACGCCCCCCCGCGCACGACCTCCACCCGGTCCACGAGTTCCACGGGAAACTGCTGTAAAAAATACACCCCGGCAAGCGAAGACAATGTGGGATAGCCGTTAAAGAGCATCTGCGTGTAATTACCCTCAAGCCCGTTTATACTCACGGTATTGGCGGCGCAATTCTGGCACTGGTTATCG contains these protein-coding regions:
- the mtnP gene encoding S-methyl-5'-thioadenosine phosphorylase, which gives rise to MTKANIGIIGGSGLYQIDGIKVIEETTVRTPWGYPSDSMVIAEIGGVRTAFLPRHGRGHVHLPHEINYRANIAALKMIGVEKIIAFSAVGSLKEEIRPLDFVLPSQVIDRTKGRASTFFGEGIAAHVAFADPFCVSLDGIIAPVATEMGLKLHTGETLVCMEGPAFSSRAESNLYRSWGAGVINMSTLPEAKLAREAELCYAVICMSTDYDCWKMDEEHVSVEMVVANLNKNAANARNLIKAIVPRAAGIGHCACNEAAKYAVITAKERWDKKQARRLNSILPEYF
- a CDS encoding TonB-dependent receptor; protein product: MNRRRLQKLIIIALLGVAICFVSPALMAFEVETEIEKDQADKSEESDSKIVVTGTKTKKFMKTAPVKTDLIDRQRMESKGAGTLFDALNAETGLLADNQCQNCAANTVSINGLEGNYTQMLFNGYPTLSSLAGVYFLQQFPVELVDRVEVVRGGASALYGSGAIGGVVNVITRKPVSNQASLTYKQEFVKGDEAFAHTVSGFASAVSRNAKAGLAVFGSKMERDDWDANGDGYSDLARTESKTFGASGYLNIMKGMELSYNFYSLYEDRKGGNNLDKEPFDSNIREQAKTNRDSGDFRLEHEVSDLFSYAIFGAFARSKRHTYYGPAGDPADPLNLPDNVTLYGNTENPYFATGANANITPRKNHTISLGYEYTSDKIDDENPGMGREVEEHYQNHGAYAQYDWGLKVVNLLAGVRADKHSEMNEIVAAPRLSAILRFSDHLRLRGGVSAGYKAPQVFDEDFHIEVALASGSGHQQVIINSEDIEAEKSMSYSCDLSADAHFGGFLVDLGVGGFYTTIKDKMEVDYTAPSLVVDNIDYFLRDNVDGTSKVIGGNLEASLSYKNLLRFSFGGTWIAKAVVPEEQVFDNDTTKDMLRVPEMTAFTMLQAFLGDLTATFSTQYIGSQKLEHDVGTPLNRLEKTDTFLVLNAQLRYRWKIDEYRHADLFAGVDNISDSYQDDLDEGDTRDAGYIYGPVKPRTYYLGMRVGI